The proteins below come from a single Prolixibacter sp. NT017 genomic window:
- a CDS encoding sensor histidine kinase — MRLLLKNRFLIVFLPVFAILYMLVGAITWYVYVDQKERILKNTVANYSYYLEQRNNLILALLSPTVSDISYLARQRSVRKYSGEKRDIELLKEDMQLMAMSNQDYKQVRFIGPDGRERIRFNWIEGKLQSVPDSVLQDKSDRYYYRNALELKPGEIYVSPIDLNIEGGQIEVPYERVIRFATPVYSLKQKLLGIIVINQYLNGYFSQLSGENKKVNKHFMFLNTDGYWLMGPPNFPVFGFMFNNLANQNFAHYFPNAWGTISSQAAGSVYNDNGLFVFRHVSIANDFINGKQNNLNNLISDPQNDWVFVAHLKKTDIAQLLHLRVLLWSALLLSALVLFFITYFISRYRYKEQLYIAELNSLNEVLEDKIDERTRELTEANRELQSVNEELESFSYSVSHDLRAPLRHISGFVDLLVKKNQEELNEKGKTYLRYIKEASSEMAKLIDDLLNFSRMGRAEMKMVRFDMSSLVGEVQKAIERDNKERDIRWHIESMPEVKGDYALLRQVWYNLINNAVKYSSKKEYTQIDITCEVDENQYVFSIRDNGIGFDMKYIHKLFGTFQRLHSDAEYEGTGIGLAIVRRIVNRHGGLTRAEGAPGEGAVFSFSLPKA, encoded by the coding sequence ATGAGATTATTGCTGAAAAATAGGTTTTTAATCGTTTTTCTTCCGGTTTTCGCTATCCTGTATATGCTGGTGGGGGCAATCACGTGGTATGTTTATGTTGATCAAAAGGAGCGAATATTAAAAAATACAGTTGCCAACTATTCTTACTATCTGGAGCAGCGAAATAACCTGATTCTCGCTTTACTGTCGCCTACTGTATCTGATATTAGTTACTTAGCGCGGCAACGCTCGGTACGAAAATATTCGGGGGAAAAGAGGGACATCGAATTGCTGAAGGAAGACATGCAGTTAATGGCAATGAGCAACCAGGACTACAAACAGGTAAGATTTATTGGACCAGATGGGAGAGAGCGAATTCGCTTTAACTGGATCGAGGGAAAGCTACAGAGTGTACCGGATAGTGTTCTTCAGGATAAGAGTGACCGCTATTATTATCGGAATGCACTGGAATTAAAGCCCGGTGAGATCTATGTTTCCCCCATCGATCTGAATATAGAGGGCGGTCAAATTGAAGTGCCATATGAGCGCGTTATTCGTTTTGCTACGCCGGTGTACAGTTTGAAACAAAAGCTGTTAGGTATTATCGTTATCAACCAGTATTTAAACGGATATTTCAGCCAGTTGTCAGGCGAGAATAAAAAAGTGAATAAGCATTTCATGTTTTTGAATACTGACGGGTATTGGCTGATGGGCCCTCCGAACTTTCCTGTTTTCGGTTTCATGTTCAACAATCTGGCGAATCAGAATTTTGCACATTATTTTCCGAATGCGTGGGGCACCATATCTTCACAAGCTGCCGGCTCGGTGTACAATGATAACGGGCTTTTTGTTTTCCGGCATGTTTCGATCGCCAATGATTTCATCAATGGAAAGCAAAATAACCTGAATAATCTGATTTCAGATCCTCAGAATGATTGGGTATTCGTGGCTCATTTAAAAAAGACAGATATAGCCCAGCTATTACATCTGCGTGTGCTGCTGTGGAGCGCACTTTTGCTATCGGCCCTTGTTCTTTTCTTTATCACCTACTTTATCAGCCGGTATCGATATAAAGAACAGCTGTATATCGCCGAATTAAATTCGCTGAATGAAGTGCTGGAGGACAAGATTGACGAGCGCACCCGGGAGCTAACCGAGGCTAATCGTGAGCTTCAGAGTGTCAATGAAGAATTGGAATCTTTTTCCTATTCGGTTTCACATGATTTACGTGCCCCCTTACGGCATATTTCCGGATTTGTTGATTTACTGGTAAAGAAGAATCAGGAGGAACTGAACGAAAAGGGAAAAACGTATTTACGGTATATCAAAGAGGCGAGCAGTGAGATGGCAAAGTTGATTGATGACCTGTTGAATTTTTCCCGTATGGGAAGAGCCGAAATGAAAATGGTTCGGTTCGATATGAGCTCTTTGGTCGGAGAAGTTCAAAAAGCAATAGAGCGTGATAATAAAGAGCGCGATATTCGTTGGCATATTGAATCGATGCCGGAAGTGAAGGGCGATTACGCGTTGCTTCGGCAGGTTTGGTATAACCTGATCAATAATGCAGTTAAATATTCTTCGAAAAAAGAATACACTCAAATCGATATAACCTGTGAGGTGGACGAGAACCAATATGTGTTTTCAATCAGGGATAATGGAATTGGGTTTGATATGAAGTATATACATAAACTGTTTGGTACTTTTCAGCGACTTCATTCGGATGCCGAATATGAAGGGACAGGTATTGGCCTGGCCATTGTACGGAGGATTGTTAACCGGCATGGAGGTCTGACCCGTGCAGAAGGAGCCCCCGGCGAAGGAGCTGTTTTTTCATTCAGTTTGCCTAAAGCATAA
- a CDS encoding arylamine N-acetyltransferase produces MTIIPDSYLERIRYNERLTPSVLVLSQLQKMHLLHIPFENLDIHQNVPIELNIDHIYNKVIDQHRGGFCYELNSLFYELLKHLGFKVRRISARVYHDNEYAPEYDHLAIVATIDGKNYLADVGFGEFTFSPLQLDTTKPQNDERGTFRIDRYEEIYYRVSKQEGNVWQPVYIFENRQRELKEFEAMCQYHQTSPESPFTKSRLITKPTNNGRITLTDDTLKISQSGQATEEKPVNSPEEFASYLFTYFGIR; encoded by the coding sequence ATGACAATTATCCCCGATTCGTATCTGGAGCGAATAAGATACAATGAGCGGCTAACACCGTCGGTACTTGTTTTGTCGCAATTGCAAAAGATGCACTTACTCCATATTCCTTTCGAAAACCTGGACATTCATCAAAACGTCCCTATCGAACTTAACATCGATCATATTTATAACAAAGTCATAGATCAACACCGGGGAGGATTCTGTTACGAATTGAACAGCTTGTTTTATGAATTGCTGAAGCATTTAGGCTTCAAAGTCCGACGAATTTCTGCCCGTGTTTACCACGACAATGAATACGCTCCCGAGTACGACCACCTGGCAATTGTAGCCACCATCGATGGAAAAAACTACCTGGCCGATGTCGGTTTCGGTGAGTTCACTTTTTCGCCCTTGCAGCTCGACACAACGAAACCACAAAACGATGAGAGAGGTACCTTCCGGATCGACCGGTATGAAGAAATTTACTACCGGGTGAGCAAGCAGGAAGGTAATGTTTGGCAACCAGTGTACATATTCGAAAACAGACAGCGGGAACTCAAGGAATTTGAAGCCATGTGCCAGTATCATCAAACCAGCCCGGAGTCGCCTTTCACAAAAAGCCGCCTGATTACAAAACCGACCAACAACGGCCGCATTACACTGACAGACGACACACTCAAAATCTCTCAAAGCGGCCAGGCAACAGAAGAAAAGCCCGTCAATTCTCCGGAAGAATTTGCCTCCTACCTGTTCACCTATTTCGGAATCCGATGA
- a CDS encoding TonB-dependent receptor domain-containing protein produces the protein MEYRGTYFNLFRYSLQVYHMSHLRNILLILLFFYQQVDAQKYATISGYIRDSISSENLNSATIYNLSSLQGTLSNNYGFYSLRVPTGKVSLFISYVGYQPQHLNLAVQKDTTIDFRLSSQNEIQQIKVSAKNKNLDSSLPGHQHITMQSIEALPGFLGEQDVLKSLTILPGVQQGHEGSAGIFVRGGSPDQNLILLDGVPVFNASHLFGFVSVFTPEALQSVDFYKGGFPVRYGGRLSSVIDVRMKEGNKNKQKTNLTFGIISSKFTHEGPIKKGKSSYLISARRTLLDVLVTGAAKINKQSSDDGAVVPGLNFYDFNLKFNFDLNKKNRLYFSFYTGGDRMFSRFFQDETFTGQEGREITSEQRTKVDLRWGNKIGAIRWNSQVGNKLFLNTTLSSGLFQYTIHNNYRQIRTEANKNEKQQTDIRYNTLVNNNKLQFLFDWYLTNQHKIQFGSNAEVNGFVPGKQEISRNDETPFKRGNGWTSNKALALFADDHWTPDEKLTIYGGLRYDFYLLQGEWFTYLQPRVSLCFAPSPKYSINLSYDEMAQPIHLLTNSSIGLPSDIWVPAIKNVPPEYSTQIALGINTSVNNHLNYSFDSYYKTMKGVINYKAGYSFMDIYKDWGSLVETGTGRAWGFEQHLNYEKNQLKGWLNYTLSWNRRKFASINNGQPFPFKFDRRHDINVGLIYKLSEKTELSAVWTFQSGTAATIPQINYQAAGPVNYTITDFITGKDVEDPARIQYIDNYNGSRLPAFHHLDIGLTFKKQRTSYEREWKIGVYNVYARQNPYMYYPYTAPNGYQKYRQISIFPFLPSISYHIQF, from the coding sequence ATGGAATACCGGGGCACCTATTTCAATTTGTTCCGGTATTCTCTTCAGGTTTATCATATGAGCCATCTTCGCAACATTCTGCTAATTCTACTTTTCTTTTACCAACAGGTCGATGCTCAGAAATATGCAACCATTTCAGGCTATATCCGCGATTCCATATCTTCTGAGAATTTAAATAGCGCCACCATTTACAACCTGTCTTCACTGCAGGGTACCCTAAGCAACAATTATGGCTTCTATTCCCTGAGAGTTCCTACCGGGAAAGTTAGCCTCTTCATCTCGTATGTTGGGTACCAGCCACAACATCTGAACCTAGCTGTTCAAAAAGATACAACCATCGATTTCAGGTTGAGCAGCCAAAATGAAATACAGCAGATCAAGGTTTCGGCAAAAAACAAAAATCTTGATTCCTCGTTGCCAGGACACCAACACATCACCATGCAATCCATTGAGGCACTCCCCGGATTTCTTGGCGAACAGGATGTATTAAAAAGCCTGACTATATTACCAGGAGTGCAACAAGGGCACGAAGGAAGCGCCGGTATATTTGTGCGCGGCGGAAGTCCTGACCAGAATCTTATTTTATTAGACGGAGTACCCGTATTCAACGCATCTCATCTGTTCGGCTTTGTTTCTGTTTTCACTCCCGAAGCACTGCAAAGCGTCGATTTTTATAAGGGAGGCTTCCCCGTACGCTACGGAGGCCGTTTATCATCGGTGATTGATGTACGGATGAAAGAAGGCAATAAAAATAAGCAGAAAACCAATCTCACTTTCGGCATTATTTCATCAAAATTCACACACGAAGGTCCCATAAAAAAAGGAAAATCATCGTATTTAATCTCTGCCCGAAGAACTCTTCTTGATGTACTGGTCACGGGTGCAGCCAAAATAAACAAACAATCGTCTGATGACGGTGCCGTTGTTCCGGGACTCAACTTTTACGACTTCAACCTGAAATTTAATTTTGATCTCAACAAGAAAAACAGGCTTTACTTTAGCTTTTATACCGGTGGTGACCGGATGTTTTCCCGTTTTTTCCAAGATGAAACTTTTACAGGTCAGGAGGGCCGGGAAATCACATCCGAACAGCGGACAAAGGTAGATCTCCGATGGGGAAATAAGATCGGGGCTATTCGGTGGAATAGCCAGGTTGGAAATAAATTGTTCCTCAACACCACGCTCTCTTCGGGCTTATTTCAATATACCATTCACAATAATTACAGGCAGATTCGAACAGAAGCAAATAAGAACGAGAAACAACAAACCGATATTAGATACAACACACTTGTTAATAACAACAAACTTCAGTTCCTTTTCGACTGGTACCTAACCAATCAACATAAGATACAATTTGGCAGCAATGCTGAGGTCAACGGGTTTGTCCCCGGCAAACAGGAAATTTCGAGGAACGACGAAACTCCCTTCAAAAGAGGAAACGGATGGACTTCAAACAAAGCGCTGGCCCTGTTTGCTGACGACCATTGGACGCCGGATGAAAAACTAACGATTTACGGAGGACTGAGATACGACTTCTATTTATTGCAGGGAGAATGGTTTACCTATTTACAGCCCCGCGTAAGCCTTTGTTTTGCCCCATCGCCAAAGTACAGTATAAACCTGTCGTACGATGAAATGGCACAACCCATCCACTTGCTCACGAACAGCAGTATCGGTCTCCCCTCCGACATATGGGTACCTGCCATCAAAAATGTACCGCCCGAATATTCCACGCAAATTGCCTTAGGAATCAATACTTCTGTAAATAATCACCTGAACTACTCTTTCGACTCATACTACAAAACAATGAAAGGTGTAATTAATTATAAGGCAGGATACAGCTTTATGGACATATACAAAGACTGGGGAAGCCTGGTTGAAACCGGTACCGGAAGAGCATGGGGTTTCGAGCAACATCTAAACTACGAAAAAAATCAACTGAAAGGATGGTTAAACTATACTCTTTCGTGGAACAGACGCAAATTTGCCTCCATCAACAATGGCCAACCATTTCCGTTCAAATTCGACCGCCGGCATGACATCAATGTTGGTCTGATTTACAAACTATCAGAAAAAACTGAATTATCGGCTGTATGGACTTTCCAATCCGGAACAGCTGCTACTATACCTCAGATAAATTATCAGGCTGCCGGACCGGTAAACTATACAATTACCGATTTTATCACCGGTAAAGATGTGGAAGATCCCGCTCGCATTCAATACATCGATAATTACAACGGAAGCAGGCTTCCCGCTTTTCACCACCTCGACATCGGATTGACATTCAAAAAACAACGAACATCATACGAACGCGAATGGAAAATTGGAGTATACAATGTATATGCTCGTCAAAATCCGTATATGTATTATCCATATACTGCGCCCAATGGCTACCAAAAATACAGGCAAATAAGCATTTTTCCGTTTCTCCCATCCATCAGTTACCATATTCAATTCTAG
- a CDS encoding thiamine pyrophosphate-dependent enzyme, giving the protein MSTLEIPYGKVLKNLSKEDILNDYKLAHLSRQISVIGRKEVLRGNAEFGIFGDGKEIAQLAAAHFFREGDWRSGYYRDQTFMLATGMTTPEELFAQLYGDTDAEANPGNAGRSMVNHYGTPNVTPDGQWLNLVEQKNTSSDIAPTAGQMPRMVGLAYASKLYRNNKELHDYTQFSDLGNEVVFGTIGDASSAEGHFWETINASAVLQVPLALSVWDDGYGISVPGKYQIAKANISEVLSGFEKRNNDENGILIYRAKGWDYPRLLEMYGEGVARCREKHIPVLFHVNELTQPMGHSSSGSHERYKPKERLKWETEFDAIVKMKEWLLVEGIATEEELKSLEKEAEDIARKAKDKAWKNIKTPVQKERDELVRIVEGRSCSCVDSRSDVVDSITNSLKKLKYPIRRDTVSSARKIMRNVCRTCPAKRSLQHQLSNWLKEQGVQNHERYSSKLYSETDFAAVKSTAVPPVFTDKSETIPGREVLLRNFDKLFAKYPLLVTFGEDTGALGDVNKGLEGMQAKYGELRVTDTGIRETTILGQGIGLALRGMRPIVEIQYFDYILYALQTLSDDLATLHWRTAGAQKAPVIVRTRGHRLIGIWHSGSPLSMIINSIRGIHVCVPRDMTQAAGMYNTLLESDDPALVIESLNGYRIREKCPENLGEFKVPLGIPEIIHEGTDVTLVTYGSCVRIAQEAVKQLDDFGISVELIDVQTLLPFDTTGVIGKSLSKTNRIVFFDEDVPGGTTAFMMQHVMEKQRGYFQLDSAPKTITAESHRPAYSTDGDYFSNPNAEDVFDAVYEMMSETDPKQFPPIYPE; this is encoded by the coding sequence ATGTCAACATTAGAAATCCCTTATGGGAAAGTTCTTAAAAATTTGTCCAAAGAAGATATCCTGAATGACTACAAGCTGGCCCACCTTAGCCGGCAAATCAGTGTTATCGGACGCAAGGAGGTGTTAAGGGGTAACGCCGAATTCGGAATCTTTGGAGATGGAAAAGAGATCGCTCAGTTGGCAGCCGCCCATTTTTTCAGAGAGGGCGACTGGCGTTCAGGTTATTATCGCGACCAGACGTTTATGCTGGCTACCGGGATGACCACTCCCGAAGAACTATTTGCACAATTGTACGGCGACACGGATGCTGAAGCCAATCCGGGCAATGCCGGTCGCTCCATGGTTAACCACTATGGTACACCCAATGTAACTCCCGACGGCCAGTGGCTCAACCTGGTCGAACAAAAAAACACTTCCTCCGACATCGCTCCCACTGCCGGTCAAATGCCTCGCATGGTCGGACTGGCCTACGCATCGAAACTTTACCGGAACAACAAAGAACTACACGATTACACGCAGTTTTCGGATTTAGGTAACGAAGTGGTTTTTGGTACCATTGGCGACGCGAGCTCGGCCGAAGGACATTTTTGGGAAACGATCAATGCTTCGGCAGTGTTGCAGGTTCCGCTGGCACTCTCGGTGTGGGACGATGGCTACGGTATTTCCGTACCCGGAAAATACCAGATTGCCAAAGCCAATATCTCGGAAGTGTTGAGTGGTTTTGAAAAACGAAACAACGACGAGAACGGAATCCTGATTTACCGTGCAAAAGGATGGGATTATCCCCGCCTGCTTGAAATGTACGGAGAAGGCGTTGCCCGTTGCCGAGAAAAACACATTCCGGTTCTTTTTCATGTGAATGAGCTGACTCAGCCGATGGGACACTCATCATCGGGTTCTCACGAGCGTTACAAGCCGAAGGAACGCCTGAAATGGGAAACCGAGTTCGATGCGATTGTAAAGATGAAAGAGTGGTTGCTGGTGGAAGGCATTGCCACTGAAGAAGAACTAAAATCGCTCGAGAAAGAGGCAGAAGATATTGCACGGAAAGCGAAAGACAAAGCCTGGAAAAACATCAAAACACCGGTGCAGAAAGAACGCGACGAACTGGTTCGCATCGTTGAAGGCCGCTCCTGTAGCTGTGTCGACTCCCGAAGCGATGTAGTGGATTCCATCACCAATTCGCTCAAAAAGCTAAAGTATCCCATCCGCAGGGATACGGTTAGCTCGGCGCGGAAAATCATGCGGAATGTTTGCCGCACGTGCCCGGCCAAACGGAGCCTTCAGCATCAGCTTTCCAACTGGCTGAAAGAACAAGGCGTACAAAACCACGAACGATACAGCAGCAAACTATACAGTGAAACGGATTTTGCAGCCGTTAAATCGACTGCAGTTCCGCCGGTTTTTACCGATAAATCGGAAACCATTCCGGGCCGTGAAGTACTGCTGCGCAACTTCGATAAACTCTTTGCCAAATACCCGCTGCTGGTCACCTTTGGCGAAGATACCGGCGCATTGGGTGATGTGAACAAAGGACTGGAAGGCATGCAGGCCAAGTATGGCGAACTCCGGGTAACCGACACCGGTATCCGCGAAACGACTATCCTGGGACAGGGAATCGGCCTCGCTTTGCGCGGAATGCGTCCCATTGTCGAGATTCAGTATTTCGACTATATCCTGTATGCGCTGCAAACGCTTAGCGACGATTTGGCCACGCTGCACTGGCGTACCGCCGGCGCTCAAAAAGCACCGGTGATTGTCCGTACCCGTGGTCACCGATTGATTGGTATCTGGCACTCCGGTTCACCACTCAGCATGATCATCAACTCCATTCGCGGTATTCATGTTTGCGTTCCGCGCGATATGACCCAGGCAGCCGGCATGTACAACACGCTGCTGGAATCGGATGACCCGGCACTGGTGATCGAGTCACTCAACGGTTACCGCATTCGCGAGAAATGTCCGGAGAACCTCGGTGAGTTTAAAGTGCCACTCGGTATTCCGGAAATTATACATGAAGGAACCGACGTGACTTTGGTAACTTATGGTTCTTGTGTACGCATTGCTCAGGAAGCAGTAAAACAACTCGATGACTTTGGCATTAGTGTAGAACTGATTGATGTGCAAACGCTGTTACCGTTCGATACAACCGGCGTTATTGGTAAGTCGCTTTCGAAGACCAACCGCATCGTCTTCTTCGACGAGGATGTACCGGGAGGGACCACGGCTTTCATGATGCAGCACGTAATGGAAAAACAGCGCGGATATTTCCAGCTCGACTCAGCTCCGAAGACCATTACCGCCGAATCACACCGACCGGCCTATTCAACCGACGGTGATTACTTCTCCAACCCGAATGCCGAAGATGTGTTTGACGCTGTATACGAGATGATGAGTGAAACCGACCCCAAACAGTTTCCGCCCATTTATCCTGAGTAA